The Chloroflexota bacterium sequence ATCGATTGCCCGTCGGTGCGCGAGTTGACCACCGGCATCTCGACCAGGCTGCGCGCGGCAGCGACCATCACGAAGTCGGTGACGGTCAGCGGCGTCCCGGCCGCTTTCAGCTCGTCCCGCATCTCGACCAGGCGCGTCACGTCGACCGCCACCGTCACCGCGAACTGCGGCGCGGTCCTCGCGCTGTCGCTCATCCGCTGGGCGATGACCTGCCGCATGCGTGACAGTGGCTGCCGCTCACCCTCGTCGTCGGCCGACGGTGGCGCCACGTCGGGCGGCTGTCGAGCGGTCGCGATCGGCACGCCAGGCGCGGTGGCCGCGGCGCGAATGTCGCGCTCGACAATGCGGCCGTCCGGGCCGCTGCCGACCAGCGTCCCCACATGGACGCCGAGCTCAGCGGCGAGCCGGCTGGCGCGAGGGCTGATCCGCGGCGCAGCTGGTGCGGCCACGTCCGCCTCGGGCGCCGGCTTGGGTGCCGATGCCGTGGCCGTCTCGGGCGCATGGGGCCCCGCAGGTGCCGAGGCGGGCTCGGGGATCTCCTCCCCGGGCTGACCGACGTAGGCACACACGCTGTTGACGGGCACCGTCTCGCCCTCCTCAACCAGGCGTCGCAGCAGGACGCCGTCGTCGAAGGCCTCGACCTCCATGACCGCCTTGTCGGTCTCGATCTCGAACAGGACGTCGCCCCTGGCGACGAGGTCGCCCTCGTTCTTGTGCCAGACGAGCAGGGTGCATTCCTCGGTCATCTGACCGGGGCGCGGCATGAGGATCGGGTGGACCATGTGACGGGATACCTGCTACACGATGTCCAGGACGGCGCGCACGATGTCACCGGCCCGAGGCAGGAAGGCCTCCTCGAGCCCGTGCGCCTGCGGCGAGATGCCGTTGGCCGCACCGATGCGACCCACCGGGCCGTCGAGGTCGTCGAACGCCTCGGCCTGCACGCGGGCCACGATCTCGTTGACGAAGCTGCCCATCAGCACAGCCTGGCTGGCCACCACGCAGCGGCCGGTCTTGCGGACCGACGTCAGGACGCTGTCCATGTCGAGCGGCACCAGGCTGCGCAGGTCGATCACCTCGGCCGACAGGCCGTGCTCGGCGTGCAGCACCTCGGCCGCCGCCAGCGCATCGAGGACGGCGGGGCCCCAGGCAACCACGGAGGCATCGGTCCCCTCCCGCGCCACGCGGGCACGGCCGATCTCGACCAGGTGGTCGTCCGCCTCCGGCGCCGGGCCCTTCGTCGGATACAGGCCCTGGCTCTCGACGAAAAGGACGGGGTTGTTCGTGCGGATCGCAGCCTTGAGCAGGCCCTTGGCGTCGGCCGGCGTGGCCGGGTAGAGGACGTACAGGCCGGGGATGTGGGTGAAGATGCTCTCCAGCGACTGGGAGTGCTGGCCGCCGTATCCCTTGCCGGCTCCCACCGAGGCGCGGATGACGAGCGGCACCTCGATCTGCGCCCCGCTCATGTAGTGCCACTTGCCGGCCTGGTTGGCAATCTGGTCGGACGCCATCAGGGCGAAGTCCATGTACATCAGCTCGACCACTGGCCGGGTGCCCACGATCGCCGCCCCCACCGCGGTGCCGCAGATGCACGCCTCGGAGATTGGCGTGTTGAACACCCGCTCGCGCCCGAACGTCTCCAGCAACCCCTTGGTGAGCTTGAACGCACCGCCATAGTCGGCGATGTCCTCGCCGTAGACGATGACCCGGCGATCGCGCAGCATCTCCTCGACCAGCGCCTCACGGATGGCGTCCCGGTAGCTGATCGTCCCGGCCTCATCCCGGGGCGCCGCGGGCGGTTCCGCGTACAGCGGCACCTCCTGCTGATCGACCGGCACGACGTCGGCGGCGGTGTCGGTGTACAAGTAACGCAGCAGATCAGCCGGATCGGGATCGGTCGCCTCGGCGGCGCGGCGAGCGGCGCGCGCGTTGCGCTCGCGCGCCTCCCCTTCCAGGCGTTCCAGCGCCGCG is a genomic window containing:
- a CDS encoding dihydrolipoamide acetyltransferase family protein; the encoded protein is MVHPILMPRPGQMTEECTLLVWHKNEGDLVARGDVLFEIETDKAVMEVEAFDDGVLLRRLVEEGETVPVNSVCAYVGQPGEEIPEPASAPAGPHAPETATASAPKPAPEADVAAPAAPRISPRASRLAAELGVHVGTLVGSGPDGRIVERDIRAAATAPGVPIATARQPPDVAPPSADDEGERQPLSRMRQVIAQRMSDSARTAPQFAVTVAVDVTRLVEMRDELKAAGTPLTVTDFVMVAAARSLVEMPVVNSRTDGQSMWLRRRVHLGLAVSVPNGLVVVVVRDADHLSLDEIHQRAASLAGAAREGRLPLDQMSGSTLTISNLGMHGVEHFAAIINPGESAILAVGSAAREPVVIGDGLGIGWIMRLTLTADHRLVDGELAARFLDDLRRRLQDPAGLRRATPELEARG
- a CDS encoding dehydrogenase E1 component subunit alpha/beta, yielding MVTPLREPTYRSDTRPDLDAFEEPCGTVIGFGYGGDVASELASGTLAAPAALALLDDMLAIRELEEMIVRLRSGGYDPLPGYDYRGPTHVSIGQEATAVGAAAALRPADAITSSHRGHGDAIAKGFAAIRRMDAPQLRARVPDGTAVADDALLGTALEEHVYRVIAELFGKEEGYCRGRGGGMHIGDFATGHLGANAIVGGSVPIATGAAMAFRYQRSDRVVCCMAGDGAYANGVVLESLNWATQHQWTNHLAGDHRYGLPIVYLIQNNHYGMTHRTDEEVMGIRHLARRGAGFAENNMHAEVVNGMDVLAVWDAMRRAAERCRAGEGPVLVEASTYRYYGHSLSDPRNEYRTRDEESAWRAIDPIERLRRQIVEAGVADDAALERLEGEARERNARAARRAAEATDPDPADLLRYLYTDTAADVVPVDQQEVPLYAEPPAAPRDEAGTISYRDAIREALVEEMLRDRRVIVYGEDIADYGGAFKLTKGLLETFGRERVFNTPISEACICGTAVGAAIVGTRPVVELMYMDFALMASDQIANQAGKWHYMSGAQIEVPLVIRASVGAGKGYGGQHSQSLESIFTHIPGLYVLYPATPADAKGLLKAAIRTNNPVLFVESQGLYPTKGPAPEADDHLVEIGRARVAREGTDASVVAWGPAVLDALAAAEVLHAEHGLSAEVIDLRSLVPLDMDSVLTSVRKTGRCVVASQAVLMGSFVNEIVARVQAEAFDDLDGPVGRIGAANGISPQAHGLEEAFLPRAGDIVRAVLDIV